Proteins from a single region of Terriglobales bacterium:
- the lpxI gene encoding UDP-2,3-diacylglucosamine diphosphatase LpxI (LpxI, functionally equivalent to LpxH, replaces it in LPS biosynthesis in a minority of bacteria.), protein MTRSPDSSTRSPDAPGPLGLIAGNGRFPFLVLDAARARGERVIVAAIKEETEPEIKDRAAHDSEIRLHWLSLGELSKLIETFHKEGVARAIMAGQVKHKQIFSSIRPDWRLAKLLLSLGTRNTDSLLGAVTKVLADEGITMLSSTSYLDPLLAREGVLTRRAPNEAEQRNIEYGRKVARELAQHDIGQTVVIAESACVAVEAMEGTDATIHRAGEIMRTLHHDETPESFLSRALTVVKVAKPNQDLRFDVPVIGVATIDSMRQAGATCLAVDAQRCLFLDGDRIIEAADSGSIAILSSPTAN, encoded by the coding sequence ATGACCCGATCACCCGATTCCTCGACCCGATCACCCGATGCTCCCGGCCCGCTTGGCCTGATTGCCGGCAACGGCCGCTTTCCCTTTTTGGTTCTCGATGCTGCCCGCGCCAGAGGCGAGCGAGTAATCGTTGCGGCAATCAAGGAAGAAACGGAACCGGAGATCAAGGACCGCGCTGCGCATGATTCAGAAATTCGTCTGCACTGGCTTTCGCTTGGGGAGCTATCGAAACTGATTGAGACGTTTCACAAGGAGGGCGTGGCTCGCGCCATCATGGCGGGCCAAGTGAAGCACAAACAGATATTCTCCAGCATTCGTCCTGATTGGAGGCTGGCGAAGTTGCTGCTGTCACTCGGAACTCGCAATACCGATTCGCTGCTCGGGGCCGTGACCAAGGTTCTCGCTGACGAAGGCATTACCATGCTGAGTTCGACTTCTTATCTCGATCCGCTTCTGGCGAGAGAAGGTGTTCTCACGCGTCGCGCACCGAATGAAGCCGAGCAGAGAAATATCGAGTATGGCCGGAAAGTGGCGCGCGAGCTGGCGCAGCACGACATCGGGCAAACCGTAGTGATTGCGGAATCAGCGTGTGTGGCTGTCGAAGCAATGGAGGGAACCGACGCAACTATTCATCGTGCCGGCGAGATCATGCGCACGCTGCACCATGATGAAACTCCGGAATCGTTTTTGAGCCGCGCGCTGACAGTCGTGAAGGTCGCCAAGCCGAATCAGGATTTGCGCTTCGATGTTCCGGTGATTGGAGTGGCAACGATCGATTCGATGCGACAAGCAGGAGCCACATGTCTCGCCGTCGATGCACAACGCTGCCTTTTTCTCGATGGTGACCGCATCATCGAGGCCGCCGATTCGGGAAGCATCGCCATCCTGAGTTCCCCGACTGCAAATTAG
- the rplI gene encoding 50S ribosomal protein L9 — MEVILKEDVEKLGHRGEIVKVAEGYGRNFLLPRKLAIEASRANKAVIEQMKAAAVRKSAKEKTGAEALAQQLNDVQLTFQRKVGEKDHLFGSVTSADVASALETKGFTVDRRKIHLDDPLKSLGEFHVPIKLHREVTAHVKVTVNREGGEAGA, encoded by the coding sequence ATGGAAGTCATTCTCAAAGAAGATGTCGAAAAGCTCGGCCATCGCGGCGAGATCGTCAAAGTCGCTGAAGGATATGGCCGTAACTTCCTTCTACCGCGCAAGCTTGCGATTGAAGCGAGCCGCGCCAACAAGGCGGTCATCGAGCAGATGAAAGCTGCTGCTGTCCGCAAATCAGCGAAGGAGAAGACCGGCGCCGAGGCTCTGGCTCAGCAGCTCAACGACGTGCAGCTCACCTTCCAGCGCAAAGTCGGCGAGAAGGATCACCTCTTCGGCTCTGTAACATCGGCGGATGTCGCGTCTGCCCTCGAGACTAAGGGCTTCACCGTCGATCGTCGCAAGATTCACCTCGATGATCCGCTTAAGAGCTTGGGCGAATTCCACGTGCCGATTAAGCTGCATCGCGAAGTCACCGCCCATGTGAAGGTCACAGTGAATCGCGAGGGCGGCGAAGCGGGGGCCTAG
- the rpsR gene encoding 30S ribosomal protein S18, whose protein sequence is MSDTPTPAGTAGPSQDRGPRREGRPGGPGGREGGRKFFRRKKVCKFCVEKIDAINYKDVRLLSGFVAERGKIVPRRLTGVCTPHQRRLSAAIKQARNIALLPFAAR, encoded by the coding sequence ATGTCAGACACACCAACACCAGCCGGCACAGCCGGCCCAAGTCAAGATCGCGGACCTCGTCGTGAAGGACGTCCAGGCGGACCTGGCGGACGCGAGGGCGGACGCAAATTCTTCCGCCGCAAAAAAGTCTGCAAGTTCTGCGTCGAAAAGATCGACGCCATCAACTACAAAGACGTTCGCCTGCTCTCGGGCTTCGTAGCCGAACGCGGCAAGATCGTCCCTCGCAGGTTGACCGGCGTTTGCACGCCGCATCAGCGCAGATTGAGCGCCGCCATTAAGCAGGCGCGCAACATCGCCTTGCTGCCGTTCGCGGCGAGGTGA
- the rpsF gene encoding 30S ribosomal protein S6, which produces MQRTYEVMFIIRPDLQEEDLDKLISNLESQATNAGATVKNVERMGKRRLAYLVRKFTDGFYVLLTVEADGKAIHEIERRLRVSEPVIKFISVRVDEEQKRLEKIAKIRATKVKRSASEPAPAPAEATPAPAATA; this is translated from the coding sequence ATGCAACGTACATACGAAGTGATGTTTATTATCCGGCCCGACCTGCAGGAGGAAGATCTCGACAAGCTGATCTCCAACCTCGAATCGCAGGCGACTAACGCTGGAGCAACTGTAAAAAACGTGGAACGCATGGGCAAAAGACGCCTCGCGTATCTGGTGCGCAAGTTCACGGATGGTTTTTACGTGCTTCTCACCGTCGAAGCCGATGGCAAAGCGATCCATGAGATTGAGCGCCGTCTGCGCGTCTCGGAACCGGTGATCAAGTTCATCAGCGTCCGCGTGGACGAAGAGCAAAAGCGGCTGGAGAAGATCGCTAAAATCCGCGCGACGAAAGTAAAGCGCTCGGCGTCAGAACCAGCGCCAGCACCGGCGGAAGCGACACCGGCACCGGCGGCAACGGCGTGA
- the pth gene encoding aminoacyl-tRNA hydrolase — protein sequence MKLVVGLGNPGIEYQFTPHNLGFLTIDRLAEGANVDVASRRCQAATARTKIAGHEVMLAKPETFMNLSGLSVRKLVDEFEIEPANGLIVVYDELDLPFGTLRIKQRGGTAGHNGVESLVGSLGTDEFIRVRLGIQPDHPVRDGAKFVLGQFKKSQLEAASDLVDRGADAVEAILKDGVAAAMNRFNQRLK from the coding sequence GTGAAGCTGGTTGTCGGTCTCGGCAATCCGGGTATCGAGTACCAGTTCACGCCGCACAATCTCGGATTTCTGACTATCGATCGCCTTGCGGAAGGGGCGAACGTCGATGTCGCGAGCCGCAGATGTCAGGCGGCAACCGCACGAACGAAGATCGCCGGACACGAGGTCATGCTGGCCAAACCAGAGACGTTCATGAACCTGAGCGGTCTCTCGGTGCGCAAGCTGGTCGATGAGTTCGAGATCGAGCCGGCAAATGGATTGATCGTGGTTTACGACGAGCTTGATCTGCCTTTCGGTACGCTGCGCATTAAGCAGCGCGGCGGAACGGCAGGGCATAACGGCGTCGAATCGCTGGTCGGCTCGCTGGGAACTGATGAGTTCATCAGGGTCAGATTGGGAATTCAGCCCGATCATCCGGTGCGCGACGGCGCGAAGTTTGTGCTCGGTCAGTTCAAGAAATCGCAGCTCGAAGCGGCGAGCGACTTAGTCGATCGCGGAGCCGATGCCGTTGAAGCGATTTTGAAAGATGGGGTGGCTGCAGCGATGAATCGCTTCAACCAACGCCTGAAGTAA
- a CDS encoding 50S ribosomal protein L25 has protein sequence MATQELVETQPRPEQARTKNAARRVRASGRIPAIVYGAKKDSVPVTVDPKQIGRILHSDSGHNTVFDLKVGGEQTKAMIVDWQYEPIKGTLMHIDLKRIAMDQALRVGVPVQLTGVPEGVKTQGGILEQMLREVEIECLPGDIPDQIDLDVTALVFGQVLRVSDLPHSDKIKFVTDETQPVAHITSVKEVVEAAPAEAGAEAAAAAPAEPEVIKKGKQETEEAAPEAGAKAEGGKKTEGKK, from the coding sequence ATGGCAACTCAAGAACTAGTAGAAACGCAACCGCGGCCGGAGCAGGCGCGGACGAAGAACGCGGCGCGTCGTGTGCGGGCCAGCGGACGTATTCCCGCCATTGTCTATGGCGCCAAGAAGGACTCGGTTCCTGTGACGGTCGATCCCAAGCAGATCGGCCGCATCCTCCACTCCGACAGCGGACACAACACCGTATTCGACCTGAAGGTCGGCGGCGAGCAGACCAAGGCCATGATCGTCGATTGGCAGTACGAACCCATTAAGGGAACGCTCATGCACATCGACTTGAAGCGCATCGCCATGGACCAAGCCTTGCGGGTGGGCGTGCCCGTGCAGTTGACCGGCGTTCCTGAAGGCGTGAAGACACAGGGTGGAATCCTCGAGCAGATGCTGCGCGAAGTGGAAATCGAGTGCCTGCCCGGAGACATTCCGGATCAGATCGATCTGGATGTCACAGCACTCGTCTTCGGACAGGTGCTGCGCGTCTCCGATCTGCCGCACAGCGACAAGATCAAGTTCGTGACTGACGAGACGCAGCCTGTTGCGCACATTACCTCGGTGAAAGAAGTCGTCGAGGCAGCTCCGGCTGAGGCTGGTGCAGAAGCGGCGGCTGCAGCTCCGGCTGAGCCTGAAGTCATCAAGAAGGGCAAGCAGGAGACCGAGGAAGCTGCGCCTGAAGCGGGCGCCAAGGCCGAAGGCGGTAAGAAGACCGAGGGCAAGAAATAG
- a CDS encoding ribose-phosphate pyrophosphokinase: protein MTTTAIAVEKQQQQKGQTNVQTPPAPKVERKPQRHRDNDRFKIFCGSANEKLADDICKFLEIPRGQAHLQRFSDGEVYFQLLENVRGADVFVVQPTCYPVDQHLMELLLMIDALKRASARRITTVIPYYGYSRQDRKDKPRVAVSAKLVADLLTTAGAHRALVVDLHAPQIQGFFNIPVDHLFASPVLVSAVKELNLPDLTVVSPDAGGVERARFFAKKMDAALAIVDKRRTDINVTEVMHVIGDVKGRTALILDDIIDTAGTLVKTVDALLDAGASRVLACASHPVLSGQAVERIHKSRLEQVVVTDTIPLGEAAKAEPKIKVRSIAGLLARAIESIHEETSVSSLFS, encoded by the coding sequence ATGACGACGACCGCAATTGCAGTAGAGAAGCAACAGCAGCAGAAGGGTCAGACGAACGTGCAGACGCCGCCGGCGCCCAAGGTGGAGCGCAAGCCGCAGCGGCATCGTGATAATGATCGTTTCAAGATCTTCTGTGGTTCGGCCAATGAGAAACTGGCAGACGATATCTGCAAGTTTCTCGAGATCCCCCGCGGACAGGCGCATTTGCAGCGCTTCTCCGACGGCGAAGTTTATTTTCAGTTGCTGGAGAACGTGCGCGGCGCAGACGTGTTCGTCGTGCAGCCCACGTGTTATCCGGTCGATCAGCACCTGATGGAGTTGCTGCTGATGATCGACGCGCTCAAGCGAGCTTCGGCGCGGCGTATCACGACGGTGATTCCGTATTACGGATACTCGCGGCAGGATCGCAAAGACAAGCCGCGCGTAGCAGTCTCGGCAAAGTTGGTAGCGGATTTGCTGACTACCGCCGGCGCGCATCGCGCGCTGGTAGTTGATCTTCACGCGCCGCAGATCCAGGGATTCTTCAACATCCCGGTGGATCACCTGTTTGCCTCGCCGGTGCTGGTGTCGGCGGTGAAGGAATTGAATTTACCCGACCTCACGGTGGTATCACCGGATGCGGGCGGCGTGGAGCGCGCGCGCTTCTTCGCCAAAAAAATGGACGCAGCGCTGGCCATCGTCGATAAGCGCCGCACAGACATCAACGTGACCGAAGTGATGCACGTGATCGGCGACGTGAAGGGGCGCACTGCACTGATTCTCGACGACATTATCGACACGGCAGGCACGCTGGTGAAAACCGTCGATGCGCTGCTCGATGCCGGCGCGAGCAGAGTTCTCGCGTGCGCGTCACATCCAGTGCTGTCGGGCCAGGCAGTGGAGCGAATCCACAAGTCGCGACTGGAACAGGTGGTCGTGACCGACACGATCCCGCTCGGCGAAGCGGCGAAAGCCGAGCCAAAAATTAAAGTGCGATCCATCGCCGGCCTGCTGGCCAGGGCGATTGAGAGCATTCACGAAGAGACGTCGGTAAGTAGTCTTTTCAGTTAG
- a CDS encoding 4-(cytidine 5'-diphospho)-2-C-methyl-D-erythritol kinase — MPVTVRSYAKINLGLAIGPLREDRFHELRTVYQIISLHDLVKVEIGRGTGIEIRCKNPRVPTDETNTCYRIADRFMKSIGQRGKVAITIEKNLPLQGGLGAASSNAVASLLALEREAQRALDAEDRLRICEEVGSDLPLFLIGGTIYGQGRGEQVLPIEGLPSVDCVVVTPEIGVATPQAFADWDALAERETMEITGSRASSSRTATLTVVPQSAKIVSFSRAVYSWLSSGYKTPVSGVPARGGDRAETQLLDLVRTGIENDFERVVFPQHPELRDVKRVLYGQAGDGARYASLSGSGSAVYGLFDSKQKAEAAAERVQAMGHAAHVTTTLTRNQYWETMLVSR; from the coding sequence ATGCCGGTCACCGTCCGCTCATACGCGAAGATCAACCTTGGATTGGCGATTGGCCCATTGCGGGAAGATAGATTTCATGAACTGCGGACGGTGTATCAGATCATATCGCTCCACGATTTGGTGAAAGTGGAGATAGGGCGGGGGACCGGCATCGAGATTCGCTGCAAGAACCCGCGCGTTCCTACCGACGAAACGAACACCTGCTATCGCATTGCAGATCGGTTCATGAAGTCCATCGGGCAGCGTGGGAAAGTGGCGATCACGATCGAGAAGAACCTGCCTTTGCAGGGCGGATTGGGCGCAGCTTCATCGAACGCGGTTGCAAGCTTGCTGGCTTTGGAGCGAGAAGCTCAGCGAGCACTCGATGCAGAGGATCGGCTGCGGATTTGCGAAGAAGTTGGCTCCGACCTCCCTCTCTTCTTGATCGGCGGCACCATTTACGGCCAAGGACGCGGAGAGCAGGTACTTCCTATCGAAGGTCTCCCCAGCGTGGATTGCGTGGTGGTTACGCCCGAGATCGGGGTTGCCACACCGCAGGCATTCGCGGATTGGGATGCGCTGGCGGAGCGCGAGACCATGGAAATCACGGGCTCGCGGGCATCTTCGTCGCGGACAGCTACTTTGACCGTTGTTCCGCAATCCGCTAAAATCGTATCGTTCAGCCGCGCTGTGTATTCGTGGCTGAGTAGCGGTTACAAGACTCCAGTATCCGGTGTTCCCGCACGAGGCGGGGACCGAGCCGAGACACAGCTTCTCGACCTCGTCCGTACCGGGATTGAGAACGACTTCGAACGCGTCGTATTCCCTCAACATCCCGAATTGCGTGACGTTAAGCGTGTGCTCTACGGCCAAGCCGGAGATGGAGCGCGTTATGCTTCGCTCTCTGGCTCGGGCTCGGCGGTCTACGGATTGTTTGACTCGAAGCAGAAGGCCGAGGCTGCAGCGGAAAGAGTGCAGGCCATGGGCCACGCCGCGCATGTAACAACTACGCTGACAAGAAACCAATACTGGGAGACAATGTTAGTTAGCCGCTGA